The sequence below is a genomic window from Candidatus Zixiibacteriota bacterium.
CGGGCCGGCCAGGACCATCTCAAGGTGTCCACCTTCCCAGATAAATGAGATGACGATCGCGGAGAGTCCCAGAAGAAGCCCGACAATAGTAGAAATATCCACTTTTGTACCTGTTTTTTAGAGTTGCGACCTGTTATTTCCTTACGTTATTGGTATCGGCAATTAGTTTTAATTCTATACGCTTATGACGTTGTGCGGGTTAAAAATCAGGGCTTCCCGGGGCGGGATAAAATCTCGTTGACGAGCTATGTTTAATTTGATAAGTTTATAGAAACAAATACCAGGGAGGAACGCTTGGAAACTTATATAATCTCGAGATCAATTATCGAAAATGCGCTCGACATGGAATTATGTCTCGCCTCGGTGGAAAAAGCCTTTCGCCTCTATGGCCAGGATAAGATTCAGATGCCGGCCAAGACTTTTCTTGAGTTTCCCCAGTTCAATGGTGACCTGCGCAATCATTCCACCTATGTGCCGGATCTCGATATTGCCGGAATAAAGGCTTCCAGCGTGCACCTCGACAACAGCACGTTCAAACTCGAAACAGTTGTCGGCACTATCATCTTGATAGATCCCAAAAACGGTTTCCCGCTGGCGATTCTGGACGGCACGTATATCACCAGGATGCGTACCGGCGCGGCGGGTGGCCTGGCGGCCAAATATCTCGCCAATCCGGATATCGAGCAGGTCGGTTTTGTCGGAGCAGGAAACCAGGCCAGGTCACTGTTTGAAGCCCTGATAACCGTTCATCCTGAAATTAAAAAAGCAATCGTATATGACATAAAACCGGATAAGGCCGAAGCTTTCGCCAGGTTCTGCCGTGAGCATAAGAATCTCGAAGTCGAAGTTGTCGAGGAGATTGATAAGGCTGTTACGGGATGCGGGATCGTCAATACCTGCACCTCTTCCCGTCAACCGCTGTTCGATGATTCCGTGGTCTCCCCGGGAACCCATATCAACGCCATCGGGGCCGACGCCGAGGGGAAACAGGAAATGTCTTCCCAGGTTATCAAAAACGCCTACCTGGTGATCGACAGCTGGTTGGAGACCTCCCGCACAGGAGAGATAAACGTTCCTTTCCACATGGGAGAAATCAGCCAGTCGGATATCGATGCCACCCTGAGCGAAGTTATTCTCGGGATAAAGACAGGGCGCTCATCGGCAGACCAGGTGACAGTGTTCGACTCGGCCGGGATCGCGATTCAGGATATCGTTACAGCCTGGGATGTCTACCAGAGCCTGATGCAGGCCGGGTCCGACCGGGATGGATTACTCACTGTTGATTTACTTCGCTGACAGGATTATAATATTATTATGAGTAAAGCTTACGCCGGTATAGACCTGGGCGGAACCAATATCAAATTTGGTTTGGTCAGTACGGATGGCGAACCGATTATCGCCCGGACGGTTCCTTCCAATGCATCCGAAGGTGCGGAAAGCATCCTGGCCAGCCTGCTCGAATGCGGGCAGGAATTACTTCTTTTTGCTGATGAAAACGGTTTCGATATCGATTACCTCGGGATAGGTTCGCCGGGTACTGTCGATTCCGAACGGGGCCGGATTCTTGGCCATTCACCCAATATTCCCGGATGGCAGGACACCGAGGTCTCTGAAAAATTATCTGAGAAGCTGAATCTTCCTGTTCATGTCGATAACGATGCCAACGTGATGGCTGTGGCCGAGGTCAAATTCGGCGCGGCGCGCGGTTATGAAAACGTTATCTGCACCACTGTCGGTACAGGTATCGGCGGGGCCGTGATTATCGCTGGTCAGCTCGTTCGGGGAGCGTCGTATTCGGCCGGAGAACTGGGCCATGTGCCGGTGGTCAAGGACGGCAAAAAATGCAGTTGCGGTCTGTCGGGATGTGTAGAAGCGTATGCCGGCGCTTCCGGTCTGCTCGATATCCTGCGCGAGTCAGCATTGTTTTCAAGCTCCGCAAGCAAACTGGCGGAAGATCTCAAAAATGGTCGA
It includes:
- a CDS encoding ROK family protein; amino-acid sequence: MSKAYAGIDLGGTNIKFGLVSTDGEPIIARTVPSNASEGAESILASLLECGQELLLFADENGFDIDYLGIGSPGTVDSERGRILGHSPNIPGWQDTEVSEKLSEKLNLPVHVDNDANVMAVAEVKFGAARGYENVICTTVGTGIGGAVIIAGQLVRGASYSAGELGHVPVVKDGKKCSCGLSGCVEAYAGASGLLDILRESALFSSSASKLAEDLKNGR
- a CDS encoding ornithine cyclodeaminase family protein (catalyzes the interconversion of alanine and pyruvate), translating into METYIISRSIIENALDMELCLASVEKAFRLYGQDKIQMPAKTFLEFPQFNGDLRNHSTYVPDLDIAGIKASSVHLDNSTFKLETVVGTIILIDPKNGFPLAILDGTYITRMRTGAAGGLAAKYLANPDIEQVGFVGAGNQARSLFEALITVHPEIKKAIVYDIKPDKAEAFARFCREHKNLEVEVVEEIDKAVTGCGIVNTCTSSRQPLFDDSVVSPGTHINAIGADAEGKQEMSSQVIKNAYLVIDSWLETSRTGEINVPFHMGEISQSDIDATLSEVILGIKTGRSSADQVTVFDSAGIAIQDIVTAWDVYQSLMQAGSDRDGLLTVDLLR